In the genome of Haloprofundus halobius, the window GATTGCCAGATACCGCTCGATCGAGTGTACCAGGGCCTCCCCTGTTTACCGTGCGGGATTTCACTGAGATCTTCGGGATCGGTCACGGCAACGGCGACGGTGTTCTCCCCCGGCGTCATCGCATCGGTGACCTCTACCTCGAATGGGAGGTACCCATCCCGGTTTGTCCCGACTCGTTCGCCGTCGACGTAGACGACGGCCTCGTAGTCGACGGCCCCGAACCGAAGGAAGGTGCGCTCTCCGGTGCCGTCGTACTCGACGGTCGTCCGGTACCACGCCGTCCCGGTGTACTCGCGATAGGTCCTCTCCTCTTGCCAGGCGTGGGGGACGGACACCACCTCGGCATCGGCCGGCCAGTCCGTGTCCGGATCCTGGAGACCGCGTTCGTCGCCGTCGCCGTCGGGGTCCGTCACGAACGTCCACTCGCCGTCAAGCCGGGCTGTCACCCTCGGCTGCTCGTCGAACTGGGGCATGGTTTCCCGTACGTTCTCGGGCATCCCTGAAAATATCATCGCTACCGTCGCGGGTGCACTTGGTAGAACGGAACCGATGAGATCGTCGCTACCAGGTATCGTATTATCCGCTGACAATGAGAAACTGTCCGCCATCGACCCAGAGTTCGTGTCCGTTGGCGTCGTCGCTGGCGGATGACGACGGTCGCCCCGTTGTCCGCGATCTTTCCGGCGAGCGCCTTCCCGTTATCGCCTCGGGTACCTGTCACGAGTGCGAGGGGGTCGGATACGTCGATGTCACGCGCCATCCGTCTGTCGAGTTAGTTAATTCGACCTGCCGGCCGCAACTGTGGCGCCGGGAACGGTCGAATGTCGACGGAAAAGTGGACGTCGATTCGTGCGAAAGAGGATCGGGTGTCGGTCGGGTTACTGGATCGAGATGCCGGCGACCGTTGACGGCTGCAGTTCCGCGGTTAGGACGCCGTCCTCGACGCTGACGTCGAGGTCGGCGGCGGCGAACTCGTCAGCGTTGTCGGCGTCGACGATGAGGTCGGGTTCCTGATTCTCGAACAGCACCTTCGCGTCCACGTCGGCCGCATCGTCGCCCCCGACGTTGATTTCGACGGTGTGCGTACCGCGGGTGTCCAGGTTCGTCACGGTGACGTACGTCTCGCCGTCGTCGCTGACGGAGGCCGAGGCGCCAACGAGCGGCAGTTCGTCGTCGCCGACGTTGCGGGTGGGCGCCTCGACTGACGTCTGGACGGCCTCGTTGCCCTTGTGGGGCGCGTAAAGGTCGAAGACGTGGTAGGTCGGGCGCGCCCACGCCTCGTCGCCCTCCGTCTCAACCAGACATTGGAGGACGTTGACCGTCTGGGCGATGTTGGACATCGTCATCACGTCGGCATGGTGGTTGAAGACGTCGAGGACGGCCGCGGCCGACAGAGCGTCGACGACGGTCCCCGGCTGTTCGAGCCCGCTCTCGGCGACGGCCTCGGTGTGCCAGGCGCCCCACTCGTCGATGATGACGCCGATGTCGCGGGTGGTGGCGAAGGCGTCGATGGTCGCTGCGATGCGCTCGATGTGCTCGTCCATCTCGAGGGCCTCGACGAGGAACTGGTCGTAGTCGTCCTCGTCGGCCTCCGCGACGGACATCGTTCGGCCGTAGTAGTGGTGCAGCGTGAGGTGGTCGAGGGGGAACTCGACGCCCCAGCTCGACTTGCCGACCTCCTCCATGAAGCGGTGGTTCCACTCGTGGTCCTCAAATCCGCACGCGATCAGTTCGAGATCGTCGTCGACCATGAGGTTGTCCATGGATCCGACGTAGGTTGCGAACCGACGGTACTCGCGGGCGTACTGCTCGGGCGACATCCGGCCGCCACAGCCCCAGTTCTCGTTCCCGATGCCCCAGTAGGGGACTTCGTAGGGTTCGTCGCGTCCGTTTTCGCGGCGGCGATTCGCGAGTTCGGTGTCGCCGCCGTAGCAGGCGTACTCGACCCAGTCGGCCGCCTCCTGCGGGTCGCCGGAGCCGACGTTGGTCGCCAGGTACGGCTGCGTCCCCACGCGTTCACAGAACTCCAGGAACTCGTCGGTCCCAAACGTGTTGGGCTCTTCAGGTACCTCCGAGCGGTCCTGTGACCAGAAGAGATTGCGGCGGCGTGGACGGTCCTCGCGGGGACCGACGCCGTCCTCCCAGTGGTAGTCGTCGGCGAAACAGCCGCCGGGCCAGCGCAGCACCGGCATCTCCAGGTCCGAGAGCAGTGTCATGACGTCCTCGCGGAACCCGTCACCGTCCGCGGACTGGCTGTGCCAGATGCCGTCGTAGATGCACCGTCCGAGATGTTCGGAGAAGTGGCCATGCAGTTCGGGTTCGATGCGGTCGATACTAGCCTCTGTGTGGACAGTAACGCTCGCGTCTGTCATACGGGTAGAACTGATCCAGGCAGAGTATAAAATGACCGGTTGCGGCGGTTGGCGGCAGGTGATCCGGCGTAGGCAGTCCGGCGACGGGTGGTCCGGCGAGTGAGACCAGTCAGTTCGCGCCCCGGGTGCCGTCGGCTGACGCGTAGATCGACTGGTCCTGCTCGGTTGCCTGCTCGTGCTCGGGCGGTTCAAGGAGGACGTGAACGTGGAACGCGGCGGCGAATCCGGCGAAGACGAGCGCGAACGCGATGGTCAGCAGGCCAGCGACGAGGAAGGCGACGACCGTCGCCATCGCGAGCGTGACGGCGCCGACGGCGTTCGCGCTCGTCCAGCGAAACCCGGCCCGGACGGACGATTCGAGGTCACCGCCCGTGGCCAGACCGACGAACGTCGGTACGAGGACGAGCGCCGTGTACGCGGCGGCGTAGGCCGATCCGACCGAGAGGACGAGCAAGAACGTCGACGGACTCGCGAAGTACTCTAGTGCGTACAGCACGGAGACGACCGCGAGGACGAGCGGGACGCCGGAGAGCAGCGCCGCCGAGACACCGTGGCGCTTCAGGACTGAGACGACTCGCTCCCGGTCGAAGGCGTACGTCTCCCGGAGTGAGGCGACTGCGGCGTAGGCTCCGAGCGTCGCCGGTCCGACCGTGATCAGCGGGAGCGAGCAGACGAACCAGATGACACTCAGCAGGACCATTCGCGGACCGTACTCGTAGAAGAACCGCATCGCAGCGATGAACGATCGATAGACCGATTTCGAGTCCGCGTTCCTCATGACGCTGAACGATGGGACGGGGCGTTAACTAGGTTACCCCTTGCATCTCGACGGCGGACATGAGCTGATCCTGTAACAACAGGAACAGGATGAACAGCGGTCCGGACGCGATCAGCGCCGACGCCATCGTCACCGCCGGCTGGTAGGTGAAGTTGTCCCGGAGCACGACGATCCCGATGGGCAGCGTGTAGGCTGCCTCGCTCTGGAGCACGATCAGCGGCCAGAGGAACTGGTTCCAGCTCCAGACGAAGATGAACAGCGCGAGCGCCGTCAGGATCGACTTCGAGAGCGGCAGGATCAGGTGAGTGTAGATCCGCAGGTTCGAGAAGCCGTCGAGCTGTGCGGCCTCCTGGAGTTCGTAGGGCAGGTCCCGGAAGAACTGGGCCAGGAGGAACACGCCGAGCGGACCCGCCACGAACGGCAGGATCACGGCGGCGTAGTTGTTCAACAGCCCGAGATCCGAGATGAGGATGTACAGCGGGATGATGTTGACGAAGCCCGGGACCATGAAGCTCGCGATGATCAGGGCCAGGACGTAACGCTGTCCGGGCCAGTCGAGCCTGGTCAGGGCGAAGGCGATCATCGAGTCGACGAGCAACACGAGCAGCGTCGTCACCGACGCGATGATGAGCGTGTTGATCGCCCACTGCGCGATCAGTGACTGGGTCAACAGGTCCGTGAACGCGGTGAACGTAATCGGGTCCGGGATCCAGTGCATCCCCTCGGCGACAGCCTGCTGCTGGGTCTGCAAGGACGTCGTGATCATGTACAGGTACGGCACCACGAACAGCAGCGCCGCGCCGTACATGACGACGTGGACGCCGACGTTCCGCAGGGAGACGTCGCCGACCGTGAACGATTCGAACCGATTTTCCGTGGCTGATGAGTCACTCATTGTCGCCTCCGAGGAGGTAGTAGTTTGCGATGGACACCATCACGAGGATGCCCGTCAGGACGTACCCGATGGCGGCGGCGTAGCCGAAGTTCCGCTGGGCGAACGCCGCCTCGTAGAGGTACATGACGAGCGTCTCCGTCGTACTGCCCGGACCGCCCGAGGTCATTACGTACGGCTGTCCGTACACCTGGAACGCCCAGATGATGTTGATGATGACGACGAAGAAGATGGCGTGTCTGATCTGGGGAACGGTGACGTCCCTGAACTGTCGCCAGGTTCCCGCGCCGTCGAGTTTGGCCGCCTCGTAGAGGTAGTCCGGGACGCTCTGGCGGGCAGACAGCAGGATGACGAAGCTGAACCCGACGAGCCACCAGACGGTCGTCATCGCGATGGCGGGCATCGCAGTGAGCCGAGTCTGGAGCCACTGGGGCGGGTTCGCCATGACCATCCCGAGGTAGTGGTTGATCAGCCCGTACTGGGTCGAGTACAGGTCGACCCAGACCACCGCCGTCACGGAGACGGTCAGGATGTACGGGCTGAAGAAGATGGCCCGGAGCAGGCCCTTCCCCTTGATGTCGCGGTTGACGCCGAGCGCAAGGCCCAGCGCGACCACGACGATAGAGGGGACGGTGAGCAACGCGAAGTACCCGGTGTTCCCCAGGGCGTTCCAGAAGTCCGAATCGTTCAGGAGCTGCTGGTAGTTCTCGAGGCCGATGAACACCGACTGGGTCGGGTCGATGGCGTTCCAGTCGAACAGGCTCATGTACCCGCCCATCACCAGCGGGTACAGGAGAAACACGCCGAAGATGACGAGATAGGGGAGCGAGAAGAGGATGCCCTCGATCAGCTCCTTGCGTGAGCGACTGTCGGAACTGATCACCCCCTTGATCCCGTCGAATCGATCAGTGACAGACATTGTTGGCTTGGACTGGTGTGATCACGACAGCTGGTCGTTCCACGTCTCGACGCCCTGCTGGAGTGCTTCCTCGGGCGCAGTACTCCGGGAGTAGGCGTCGGTGAACCACGTCCAGTTACTCTGGGCGAACATGTCCGCATTCGGAAGCTGGGGCCAGTAGGCGAGCTGGTCGTCCTCCGCCATCTCCATGAATTTCTTGAGCGTCTTGTCCCAGATGTCGGCCTCCTGTAGTTCGTCACCGTTGAGAATCGGGTTATACGCCGGCAGGTGACCCGCCTCCGCGCCCCACTCGGGGTTCTCCTGGGCGATCCACTCCGCGGCCTCGACGGAGGCCTGGATACGCTCTTCGCTAGCACTCTCCTGATTCGGAAAGATGATCGTGTGGCTGTCGGCCGTCGTCACCAGTTGCTCCGCGTTCGGGACCCAGTGGGGCTTCTGGAAGCCCCACTCGTAGTCCTGGTCGTCCAAGACGGTGACGAACCAGGTGCCGTTGACCGTCATCGCGATGTTCCCGTTCCGGAAGCCCTGCTCGACCCGGTCGTCGGAGGTGTCGGGCTCGTCCCATTCGCGCTCGCCGGAGATGCTGACGATGTACTCGAGCGCCTCGAGTCCCACGTCGTCCCCGAAGGTAGCTTCGGTGTAGTCGTCGTTGAACATGCTCCCGCCCATCTGGTTGAGCGCCATGAAGTACTGGCGGAAACCGCCGCCATTGCCCCAGTACGGGTCGGGGCTGAACGGCTTGGCGTCGGTGTTCTCGAGGATCGCGTTGCAGGCCTCCTCGAACTCGCTGAAGTTCTCGAACGGGGGCTCGACGCCGGCCTCGTTCAGGATGTCCATGTTGTAGTACAGCCCGAGCGGGTGTGAGTCAATCGGGATTGCGTACTGACTACCCTCGAGCATGCACGAATCGAGGATCGACTGGACGTAGTCGTCCGTCGTGACGTAGTCGTCGATGGTGGTCAGCGTATCCTGAAAGCGGCGCAGGTACGTCGCGTGCGAGATGGCCATGTCCGGCGCCTCGCCGCCCGTCATGGATGTAAACAGCCGGTCGTAGTGGTCGTCCCACGGGGTTCGCTGCCGATTGATCGTGATCTCGTCGCCGAGAGGCTGTTCGTCGTTGAAGCGGTCGATTATCGCCTTCATGACCTCCCCGTCGCCTCCCCCGAACAGGGTCCAGTACGACAGCTCCATGTCGCCGCCGCCGTTGCCACCACTGCCGCCGCTGCCACTACCGCCGCCGAGGCCGAAACAGCCGGCGAGACCGGTGAGACCGGCGATACCAGTCGCACCCGCCGCCTGTAGGAATCGACGACGGCTACGGCTCTCTTTAGTCGTTCGCCGGTTCGACTCACGATTAGGTCCACTGTCATTGCTACTAGTTGGCATCACTACCGGGTTATCCCTAATGTTAATAAAGGTTGCTGTCATTGTGACATGGAAACTTAGAAAATGCATAAAATTAACTGGTATCATATCGCAACTGATGTATATGCCTCTGGATCCTGTCGGACCGTTCCCTGCATACGCCTCTCGAGCGATGGCGGAGTGGCGCGGATTAAGATTTACTACTTATAACCTGTGGCCCCGGCGATTCGTTCCCAAACACGAAAACGTTTTTAAATCACCTCGGCAATAGTTGAGGTATGAGTAAGGTTACCATCGAGAGCGTGTCAAAGATTTACGACGACGGCGGCAACGACATTCTCGCCGTCGACGATATCGATCTGGATATCCAGGACGGCGAGTTCATGACCATCGTCGGTCCCTCGGGCTCGGGGAAGTCGACGTTGCTGCGAATGATCGCCGGGTTGGAGAGCATCACCGACGGGACGATCAGCATCGGTGACCGCGTGGTCAACGACGTCAGCCCGCAGGACCGCGGAACGGCGATGGTGTTCCAGAACTACGCGCTGTACCCCCACATGACCGCCCGGAAGAACATGGCCTACGGGCTGAAATTGACGACGGACCTGGGGAAAGCCGAGATCAACGAGCGCGTCGAGGAGGCCGCCGACATGATGGGCATCTCCGAACAGCTCGACAAGAAACCCGGCAGCCTCTCCGGCGGCCAGCAACAGCGCGTAGCGACCGGGCGCGCCATCGTGCGCGACCCCGAGGTGTTCCTGATGGACGAGCCGCTCAGCAACCTTGACGCGAAACTTCGGATGCACATGCGGACGGAGATTCAGCGCATCCACGAGGACTTGGAAACGACGATTATCTACGTCACCCACGACCAGGAGGAGGCGATGACGATGTCCGACCGCGTTGCTATCTTCGACATGGGCGAGATCCAACAGGTGGGAACTCCCGACGAGATCTACAACCACCCGGCCAACCTCTTCGTCGCCGACTTCATCGGTAGTCCGTCGATGAACACCTTCAACGTCTTGTTCGACGGGTCGACGCTCGTCGGCCCTGACTTCGAGTACGAACTCTCCTCGGAGATCGCCAATCGCGTCCGCCAGTACGTCGACGACGGTGACGAACTCGTGATGGGTATCCGTCCCGAGGACATCTACTTGGCCGACGGCAGCGGTCCCAACGACATCAGCGCGTACCTCGACGTCCTCGAACCCGTCGGCTCCGACAACTACCTCTACTTCCAGGTCGGGGACGACGAGTGTCGCGTCCGCGTCCCCGGCGACGTCAAGCCCGAGGAGAACAAGGAGGTGTTCATCACGTTCGACGAGGAGAACCTCCACCTCTTCCACCCCGAGGATGGGACGAACATCCTCACCGAAACCCAGCGCACCGCCCAGCCGGTCGCCGACGACTGATAGCGTCGATCGTACTATTTCTACGTGGGAGCTGTCTTCGGTAGACAAACAGGTGAAATAGCCCAGTATCGAGACAGATCGGTACCCACGTACGACCGTCTGTCTGAAAACGACTGCATCTCCGGCTGTTTCCCACAACAACGACCGCGTTAACCGAGATCGTTCTGCGCGAACTCCGCCAGAAACACGATGTCGAATCCGCCGCGTTTACCCTCGATCTGGCGAACCTCTCGGTCGCCTCCAGCAGCGTCTCCACGGCCGGGACAGGACCTGTGAGGAGGGCAGTAGGCAGTACAGTCCTGTTGACTGGTCCGGTACTTCAGAACGCGCTGTCGCCGAAACCTCCGTCGACGGTGAGTACCTCGCCGGTCACGTAGGATGCGGCGTCGCTGGCCAGATAGACCGCCGCGCCGACGATCTCCTCGCGGTCGGCGACGCGTCCGAGCGGGGCTCGGGCGTCGATCACCGCTCGCTTTTCGGTCCCCTCGGCGTAGGTGTCGGTGTTCTGTGGAGTGATGACGAACCCGGGCGCGATGGCATTGACCCGGATCTCCGGTGCCAGCTCCTTCGCTGACGCGCGGGTGAACGCCTCCACGCCGCCCTTAGCCGCGGAGTAGGCCGGCAGGTTCGCCATCGAGAGCCGAGCCGCCATCGAGGAGATGTTGACGATTGACCCTCCATCGTCCATCGCCGGCGCGAACGTCTGAGTCACCTTGCGGACGCCGTCCAGAGCCACGTCGGTGACGAAGTTCCACTCGTCGTCCTCGATACCGAGGACCGTCTCCCGCGAAATGGCGCCTTGCGAGGCGACGACGACGTCGATACCGCCGAACTCCTCGACCACGGTTTCCCGAACCGCGTCCAGCGACTGCCGGGCGGTGACATCGCAGGTGATACGGGCGGTGTTGGCACCGAGCTCTTCAATGTCGTCGGCGGTCGAGGAGACCGCCGACTCGGTTCGACTGGTGGCAACGACGTCCGCGCCTTCTGACGCGAACCCGAGTGCAATCGCCTGGCCGATCCCGCTCGTGCCGCCGATGACGACAGCCCGTTTGCCGTCGACTGATACCGGCGTGTGCTCGTACGCGACCATACGTTCACGATGATCGCTGCCCCGTATTACCTTTGTGAATAGAGGGGTAAATATGGACCTACCCCATACTATATTACACTCGACACGCGAAGCCTCGTTATGCGAGGGTTAGCGAAAACCAGTCGTAGCCACGGCGGAATGGAACTCGTCGAACGCGATCGCCCGAAACCTAGTTCGGACGAAGCGCTCGTCGAAGTCGACTACGCCGGCCTCTGCGGGAGCGACGCCGGCATCTACGAGTTCGAGTCCGCTTTCGAACGCATGAATCTCCCCACCGTCATCGGCCACGAGTACTCCGGCCGTGTCGTCGAGGTCGGCGAGGATGTCACGAAGTTTGCTGTCGGCGACCGTGTGGTCGAGCGACCGATCCGTGGCTGCGGCGACTGCTACCAGTGTGAGATCGGGGAGCCTAACGTCTGCCAGAACGCCGTCATCACGGGCGTGGACCACGACGGCGCTTACGAGCCCTACATCGCCGTTCCAGAGGACGCGCTCCACCCAGTCCCCGACAGCGTTGAGCAGCAACACGCCGCGATGGTCGAGCCGACGAGTATCGGTACCCGCGCCGTAATCCAGAACTCGCGAGTGCGCGCGGGCGACCGTGTCCTGGTCGAGGGACCCGGTCCGATAGGACAACTCACCGCGCAGGTCGCCCGAGCCCAGGGCGCCGAGGTCGTCATCTCTGGGATCGGTCTGGATGCCGACTATCGCCTCCCGCTCGCCGAGCAACTGGGCTTCGACACGATCAACGTCGCCGAGGACGACCTCGAGCAGGTCCGCCAGGAGCGCACCGACGGCATCGGATACGACGTTGTCTTCGACACGACAGGACACCCATCGGGACTCCCCTCCGCGATCGAGGAGGTCCGCAAGGGCGGTCAGATCGTCCTGATCGGCCAGACGGGCGAGACTACGATGCCGTACTCACCGCTAGTCCGGGCCGAAATCGATCTGCAGTGCTCCTACGCCTCGATGTACGAGGACTTCGAGAACGCCCTCCGGCTTATCGACACCGGTGATGTCGACGCCGAGACGTTCATCGACGAGCGCTTCTCCCTACTTGACGCCGACAAGGCTTTCGAGACGTTCGTCGACGGCGGCACCTGCAAACCTGTCTTCGACGTCTCGGAACTGCGATAACCACAACGGATTGGTTCGCTCTCGATCGTGCGCACCACGTATCCGAGGACTTTACTCCCCGCTCGCTATATCCTGCGCCAATGCTCGACTGGATCGACAGCTACGAAGAGCGGAAGTGGCAGACGGCGACTGAGGGCACCGTCCGGTACGCCCTGCTCGGACTCGGATGGTGGACGATCGACGTCGCCCTGCCAGCTATCGAATCGTCCGACCTCGGCGAGGTGACGACGCTTGTGAGCAGTTCGACCGAGAAGGCCGAACGGCTCGCCGAGGAGAACGACGTCGAAAACGGGATTAGCTACGACGAATACCACGACGGCGCGGCTAGCGATCAGTTCGATGCCGTCTACGTCGGGACGCCCAACGCCTACCACCTGGAGTACGTCGAGACCGCAGCCGAATTAGACAAGGCAGTCATCTGTGAGAAACCAATGGAGGCCACCGTCGAACGGGCCAAACGGCTGGTCGAGGCCTGCGAGGCCGCCGATATACCGCTGATGATCGCCTATCGGATGCACACCGACCCCGCCGTTCAGCGGGCGAAGGAACTGATCGATAAAGGCTTTCTCGGTGAGCCGGTGTCGGTGTACGGCAACAACAGCCAGCCTCTTCTAGAGATGATTCCCGATCCCGACCAGTGGCGCCTTGACCCCAACCTGTCGGGCTACGGTACCTCTGTCATGGACCTGGGTGTCTACTCAATCAATACCGCCCGCTATCTGCTGGACCGTGATCCCGTCGCCGTCCATGCCAGGATGAGTTCCCATCACGAGGCATTCGAAGACGTCTCCGACGAGCGTTCCGCGGCGACACTCGTCCTCGAAGACGACGTGAAGATGGTGACGACCAACAGCCAACATGCCCACGAGGACACGAACCTGAAGCTCACCGGGACCGAGGGCCAGATCGAGTTTCAGCCGGCGTTCCACGGTGAGGTGACGCTCCAGCTCTCCCGGGGTAACGTGACCGTAACGGTCGACCACGATACCTTCAACGCTGAGCGGGAGATGATGGAGGAGTTCGACTACTTCGCTGACCGCGTGCTGACCGGCGCGCCGATGCACGCTGACGGTCGCCACGGACTGACGGACATGCGGGTCATCGAAGCTATCCACCACTCGGCCGAGAGTGGCGACATCGTCGAGCTGTAACTGGCAATAAGTCGATTCTCCCGTGTATGATTCCTCTGGCCACTACGAGCAGGTGAAGTTGACCTCTATAATCAATCGTGTTCAATTATTATGATCTACGAAGATTAGTTCAATATTTGCGACATCGCTACATCGGTGATCTCGTCAGCGCCACTATCGTCGTATGAATGAATCGAACCCGTTTGAACAATGACCGTACTAAATGATGAAAAGAAGAAAGCAAACTCCGGGTGCTATTTGCCACTTGTGATGGACGGGGTGGAACATCTCTGCTTGGTAGCTCAAAAACCGGGTTGTCCGTGTAGGCGCGGAACGGCCGCGTAGGTCGCCGCGGTTGCGATGAACTGACCACTACTGCCGACGTGGCAGACACTCGAATCCCGGTGAAAGCCGGGCGCATGGGTTTCGAGAATTTCATGGCAACTGGTCACGTCTGACAAACACCAGCGTTTTGCGACTGTCGACTGCCGACTACTGTCCGCGAATCACCCGTCCGTGTTCTCTAGACCAGAACGCTTATCGTGAAAGATAGTTAAAGACCGAACATGGACGCCAAACACCCGGTGCGAACCACCGAGAAGACGCTCGCCCTGGTGGAAGAGCTGATGGAGGAAGGTCCATGCGGTGTGACCGAGTTGGCACAGAACCTGGACATGGGTAAAAGTGCCGTTCACAACCACCTAACAACGCTTCGGAAACACGGCTACGTTCTGAAGACGGGCGACGAGTACCGAGTGGGGCTGAAGTTCCTTGAGATCGGGGGTCGCACTCGGAAGTCGATGAAGTTCTATCAGGTCGCCGAACCCGAAGTCAAGTCGCTCGCCGCCGAGACCGGCGAACTCGCCAATCTTCTGGTCGAAGAACAGGGGCTGGGCGTCTACCTGATGCGCTCGAAAGGTGAGCAAGCCGTCAACCTCGACACGTACGCGGGACTCCGCACGTACCTCCACACGACGGCGCTCGGGAAAGCGATTCTCGCGTATCTGCCGGAGTCGCGGGTCGACGAGATAATCGACCAGCGCGGTCTCGAACCGATTACATCCAATAGCATCCAGACGCGCGACGAACTGTTCGAGTCGCTCGAAGCCGTCCGCGAACGGGGGTACGCCATCGACGACGGCGAGCGCCTGGAGGGACTCCGCTGCATCGCCGCCCCCGTTAAGATGTCTTCAGGAACCGTGCTGGGTTCGATAAGCGTTTCCGCACCCGCCAGTCGCGTCAGCGACGACGACCTCCACGGCGAACTGGGCGACCGCGTCCTGAGCGCGGCCAACGTGGTAGAACTCAACATCAACTACTGATAATCTTCATTCTCTATATTCGAACGGGATGGAACGAAGCCACTCGTTAGAACCACCGGAATGCGTCCACTTTCGCGTCTTTGCTGTGTCCCGTTACAGTACTTTGAGTGTAATACTATGGCGGAGATTGCGACAGTCTGTTCTCACATAAAGAACGCCGATAGTGACACCGCGTCGGTATGGAGCGGGGCCGTCGACTCAAGTGAGAACGGCGAGAACGCGTGGAACCGCTATCCACGGGCCGGCGACGAGGTTCGCATCGTCATCGACGGGATCGGCGAGCTCTCGAACCCGGTCGTCGAGGTGTGATCTGAGGTCGGGTGCACCCACGGCCGTCGCCCCTTTTAACACCACCGGATATGACGGGCAATAAATAGTAAAAATAAAGTACATTAATGATAGAAGTAGATTCGATGTTCGTACCAACACTACTACAGACGGGTGGAGAGGCACCGCTCCTCGCACTGTTCGCGGGGATCGTAACGATCGTCCTGCTGTTGGTCGTCCTCGACCTCCCGGCGTTCGTCTCGCTCGTGATCGCCGGGCTCGTGGTCGGGATCGTCGCGCCGTCGATCCCGTTCGCGGAGGTACCAGCCGAGTTCGCGACGGCCTTCGGGGACGGGATGGCCGGCATCGGTATCCCGATCCTGATGGCGGCGATCATCGGGAAGGCGATGATCGAGAGCGGGGCAGCGAATCGCATCGTCCGAGGGTTCACGAGTCTCTTCGGCGACGACAACACGGAGATCTCGCTGTTCAGTAGCAGTTTCATCATGTCGATCCCCGTGTTCTTCGACAACGTGTTCTACCTACTCGCGCCGCTGGCCCGCTCGGCCCGGTCGCGGCAGGGGGAGAACTACACCCTGTTCATCGTCGCGGTGGGTGCCGCGGGGGTCGTCACGCACGGGTTCGTCCCGCCGACGCCCGGACCGCTCCTCGCCGTCGAGGAGTTCGACGCCAACCTGGGCGAGACGATCGCCATTGGGCTCATGGTCGGCCTGCCGACGGCGCTGATCTCGGGGCTCGGGTACGGCTACTGGATCAACCGGCGTCTCGACATCCCGCTCCGGGACGCGATGGGCACGACCGTCGAGGAACTCGAAGAGCAGAACGAGGTCCCGACCAGCGCACTCCCCGGCGTGTTCGAGTCGCTGCTGCCGATCCTGCTCGCGATCGTCCTCGTCACCGCGAACACGGCCGTGACGACGTTCATCGGCGAGGACGCGGCGGTCGCTTCGGTCACCGGCTTCTTCGGCGA includes:
- a CDS encoding SDR family NAD(P)-dependent oxidoreductase, which translates into the protein MVAYEHTPVSVDGKRAVVIGGTSGIGQAIALGFASEGADVVATSRTESAVSSTADDIEELGANTARITCDVTARQSLDAVRETVVEEFGGIDVVVASQGAISRETVLGIEDDEWNFVTDVALDGVRKVTQTFAPAMDDGGSIVNISSMAARLSMANLPAYSAAKGGVEAFTRASAKELAPEIRVNAIAPGFVITPQNTDTYAEGTEKRAVIDARAPLGRVADREEIVGAAVYLASDAASYVTGEVLTVDGGFGDSAF
- a CDS encoding zinc-dependent alcohol dehydrogenase, whose product is MRGLAKTSRSHGGMELVERDRPKPSSDEALVEVDYAGLCGSDAGIYEFESAFERMNLPTVIGHEYSGRVVEVGEDVTKFAVGDRVVERPIRGCGDCYQCEIGEPNVCQNAVITGVDHDGAYEPYIAVPEDALHPVPDSVEQQHAAMVEPTSIGTRAVIQNSRVRAGDRVLVEGPGPIGQLTAQVARAQGAEVVISGIGLDADYRLPLAEQLGFDTINVAEDDLEQVRQERTDGIGYDVVFDTTGHPSGLPSAIEEVRKGGQIVLIGQTGETTMPYSPLVRAEIDLQCSYASMYEDFENALRLIDTGDVDAETFIDERFSLLDADKAFETFVDGGTCKPVFDVSELR
- the gfo6 gene encoding D-xylose 1-dehydrogenase Gfo6 → MLDWIDSYEERKWQTATEGTVRYALLGLGWWTIDVALPAIESSDLGEVTTLVSSSTEKAERLAEENDVENGISYDEYHDGAASDQFDAVYVGTPNAYHLEYVETAAELDKAVICEKPMEATVERAKRLVEACEAADIPLMIAYRMHTDPAVQRAKELIDKGFLGEPVSVYGNNSQPLLEMIPDPDQWRLDPNLSGYGTSVMDLGVYSINTARYLLDRDPVAVHARMSSHHEAFEDVSDERSAATLVLEDDVKMVTTNSQHAHEDTNLKLTGTEGQIEFQPAFHGEVTLQLSRGNVTVTVDHDTFNAEREMMEEFDYFADRVLTGAPMHADGRHGLTDMRVIEAIHHSAESGDIVEL
- the xacR gene encoding HTH-type transcriptional regulator XacR produces the protein MDAKHPVRTTEKTLALVEELMEEGPCGVTELAQNLDMGKSAVHNHLTTLRKHGYVLKTGDEYRVGLKFLEIGGRTRKSMKFYQVAEPEVKSLAAETGELANLLVEEQGLGVYLMRSKGEQAVNLDTYAGLRTYLHTTALGKAILAYLPESRVDEIIDQRGLEPITSNSIQTRDELFESLEAVRERGYAIDDGERLEGLRCIAAPVKMSSGTVLGSISVSAPASRVSDDDLHGELGDRVLSAANVVELNINY
- a CDS encoding GntP family permease, giving the protein MFVPTLLQTGGEAPLLALFAGIVTIVLLLVVLDLPAFVSLVIAGLVVGIVAPSIPFAEVPAEFATAFGDGMAGIGIPILMAAIIGKAMIESGAANRIVRGFTSLFGDDNTEISLFSSSFIMSIPVFFDNVFYLLAPLARSARSRQGENYTLFIVAVGAAGVVTHGFVPPTPGPLLAVEEFDANLGETIAIGLMVGLPTALISGLGYGYWINRRLDIPLRDAMGTTVEELEEQNEVPTSALPGVFESLLPILLAIVLVTANTAVTTFIGEDAAVASVTGFFGDPNLALTVAAMAAAITYYRMSDLDSDTFSDELTDALRSGGNIAAITAAGGAFGVMIEAAGAGEYIASSLEQVGLGLLVTAWLIAAGVRLVQGSATVAIVTTAGIMAPLASGLDVNLAYLVMSIGAGASFCSWYNDSGFWIVKEIGGLTQAETLKTWTVATSLIGFSGLLSTLIFSSILPMA